One segment of Cydia amplana chromosome 16, ilCydAmpl1.1, whole genome shotgun sequence DNA contains the following:
- the LOC134654942 gene encoding CREB-regulated transcription coactivator 3 yields MANPRKFSEKIALHNQKQAEETAAFEKIMREVSDATNKVNTSSRRERVKAPKPAETNDSMLRPAQPGLGSFRSGSLPNVAAPQASAEPENAKPEEVTLATQYGMGGGRSGGASPSRSPTQRGRASSSVGPMRRPADRRHDTSPYGSTVYLSPPPDSNWRRTNSDSALHQSCGGDAPAASQPLSPHHPLHSHAHPHTQQNHRRANDIHLDVLGALGMNPANRPRSSCEIPRIPNNTNVYSSGDGGGGGGGLACGELQVPGGSLPDLTSVHYPYLPTREQDYQNRYSPTSPGALSPAAGSGSPATGTGGLSPASGSPVGATVPLAAMHPHDHTQLYEQNHLSVPNTNNYLHHNKNQMSPLDHSWIPSSCYQAQCSPPSQYSSTSNINIPSPTMVHSPGSPAESPQTDYSLHSTLLQPFEQITMLDSPVSSYNATYINHSSPQTTNSQHTYPQAGSGSSGVGVTRHARDPVPGGGGLLPPLASPAPPATPPSIPDIILTDYSEEAALRAELDLDDLTLLDQPGSLLPDSAVEHELFDRL; encoded by the exons ATGGCAAACCCTAGGAAATTTAGTGAAAAAATCGCCCTTCACAATCAAAAGCAGGCCGAAGAGACGGCCGCTTTTGAAAAGATTATGCGTGAAGTTTCAGACGCAACCAATAAG GTTAACACAAGTAGCCGACGTGAAAGAGTCAAAGCTCCTAAGCCTGCGGAGACCAATGACTCCATGCTCAGGCCCGCGCAACCGGGGCTGGGCTCGTTCCGCAGTGGCTCCTTGCCAAATGTGGCTGCACCACAGGCCAGTGCGGAGCCAGAAAATGCCAAG CCTGAAGAAGTAACTCTAGCAACACAATATGGCATGGGCGGAGGCCGCAGTGGAGGCGCGTCGCCGTCACGCTCCCCCACGCAGCGAGGCCGCGCCTCCAGCTCCGTGGGGCCCATGCGGCGCCCCGCCGACCGACGGCACGACACCAGCCCCTACGGCAGCACGGTGTATCTAAG tccaCCGCCAGACAGTAACTGGCGTCGCACCAACTCCGATTCAGCGCTACACCAGTCGTGCGGCGGCGACGCGCCTGCGGCCTCGCAGCCGCTCTCGCCGCACCACCCGCTGCACTCCCATGCACATCCCCACACGCAGCAGAACCACCGGAGAG CTAACGACATCCACCTGGACGTATTGGGCGCGCTCGGCATGAACCCCGCCAACCGCCCGCGGTCGTCGTGTGAAATACCCAGAATACCAAACAATACCAA CGTGTACTCGAGCGGGGACGGCGGGGGAGGGGGCGGCGGGCTGGCGTGCGGCGAGCTGCAGGTGCCGGGCGGCTCGCTGCCAGACCTCACCTCCGTGCACTACCCCTACCTGCCCACGAGGGAGCAAGACTACCAGAACAGATAT AGCCCCACGTCGCCGGGCGCGCTGTCGCCGGCGGCGGGCAGCGGCTCGCCCGCCACCGGCACGGGCGGCCTGTCCCCCGCCTCGGGCTCCCCCGTCGGCGCCACCGTGCCGCTCGCCGCCATGCACCCGCACGACCACACGCAGCTCTACGAGCAG aaTCACTTATCTGTACCAAACACAAATAATTATCTCCATCATAATAAG AACCAGATGTCGCCACTAGACCACAGCTGGATACCTTCGAGTTGTTACCAAGCGCAGTGTAGTCCGCCTTCGCAATATTCCTCCACGTCAAATATCAATATACCCTCACCGACG ATGGTGCACAGTCCAGGCAGCCCGGCGGAGTCTCCACAGACGGACTACAGTTTGCACTCAACGTTACTACAACCCTTCGAGCAAATCACCATG CTGGACTCGCCGGTGTCGAGTTACAACGCGACGTATATCAACCACAGTTCACCGCAGACAACGAATTCACAACACACGTACCCGCAG GCGGGATCAGGGAGCTCGGGAGTGGGCGTGACGCGGCACGCGCGGGACCCCGTGCCCGGCGGCGGCGGGTTACTGCCCCCCCTCGCCTCCCCCGCGCCCCCCGCCACGCCGCCCAGCATACCCGACATCATTCTCACAG